TAATCTTTAAAGTGATGGCAGAAATGGTAGAAGGATTTGAAAAGTTAGCGAAAATAGGTCCCTGCGTCTCTATTTTTGGTTCAGCACGAACTAAGCCAGACCAACCTTACTATCAAATGGCCGAAGATATTGCCGCCAAACTGGTAAGACATGGTTATGGTGTAATTACAGGTGGTGGACCTGGTATTATGGAAGCTGGTAACAAAGGTGCCAACAGTGAAAATGGTAAATCTGTGGGGCTTGGAATTGAACTCCCTTTCGAACAAGGAAACAACATATATATAGACCCAGATAAACTGATCTCCTTTGACTATTTCTTCGTCAGAAAGGTAATGTTCGTCAAATACTCTCAGGGATTTATCGTGATGCCTGGTGGATTCGGTACCCTCGACGAACTTTTCGAAGCGATTACACTGATTCAAACTAACAAAATTGGTCGATTCCCGATCGTATTGGTGGGTAAGGATTACTGGGGTGGATTAATGGACTGGGTGAAAAATACCATGCTTAGCTTCGGTAATATTAGCGAAAAAGACCTCGACCTGATCAACCTCGTGGAAACCCCAACTGAAGCGGTAAATGTGATTGACGAATTCTATTCTAAATACCTATTAACACCTAACTTCTAATGGTTAAACACCTACTATTTGACTGTGATGGTGTACTGATTGACACAGAAATTGTAGCTGCAGAAGTTGTCTCTTCGTGGCTACAATCCATCGGCGTGGCAATTGATCTTGAAACGTATATCCGTGACTATACAGGCAAAACCTTTACCGATATTATCAAGTCATTGCAGTCAAAAGGAGAGATTCGAGAGAATTTAGCCTTAGATACGGTTATACCCGAGTTAGATGCAACTGTTAGGGATAATCAAAGGCCAATTTCTGGTGTTTGGGATATGTTGGATTCACTGAAGATTCAACGCTCTGTAGTTTCTAATAGTGCCAAAGACTACGTGGAGTTAGCCCTTGATAAGCTATCAATTACCGATCATTTCCAAGGACGTATCTTCTCTGCCGATATGGTTGAAAAGGGCAAACCAAGTCCAGATGTGTACCTTTTAGCACTTGAAACTTTACAACTCCAACCTGACGAAGTGATCGTTATAGAAGACAGCCGAGCAGGGGTGAAAGCTGCGACAGCGGCGGGTCTTGAAGTCATTGGCTTTTTAGGAGGAAGCCATGTGAGAGATGGCTTAAAGGCCTCACTACAAGAAGCAGGCGCAAAAAGTTTCGCCCAAAATCATCAGGAATTATCGGAGCGCTTGGCTCAATACCAAGGCTAAAACCGATCTGGATTTTTTGGTTTCAATATGACCTTATGTCGTCTGGCTTGAAAAATCAGGTCGTCGGATTTAAAGATTTCAGCTAAAACCTCTCTCAGTGCTACCTTTTTAAACGATAGGTTGATTTTGCGGTCCGAATTAAAAGAACTTGGCGAATACACGAACACCAAGCCCTCCAATTCACCCTCCAGTTTTCTTAAAGCATCTTTAACAGGCATATCGCTAAAAGAGATAGTCACTTCTTTTGATAGATAGTCTGTTTTCTCCTGTGTAAAAAACATTGCGGAAAGGACGATGAAGAGCGATATGGTGACTTTTTTAAACAAAGATTAAAAGATGATTTTATAGCTAAGTACTGGAATGATTTCTCCTGCAAACGAGGACGGAACTACCGCTCCAGCAGCACGTGAAAAACGCTCTGCGACAATATTCGATCGGCTAGTCACATTCTGAATATCAAGCTTCCACTCATGGGTGATTTTGCGCTTATTTGTTTTTAAAGCAATCTGAAAGTCGATTCGAGCGTAGTCATCAAGTTGCCTACCGAAAGGTCTATTATCAAAAAACACTGTTTCTTGTGCCTGGATAGATGCTGGTAAGTTGATTTCGGTCGTTCTTGCCCCTCCACCAATCACTGTCTCTAGCCCTATGCTTAGGGTTTTATTTTTGGAAACTGACCCTACTTTAAATGTTTTTCCGCCCACAGCATTTAGGTTATAATTTCCGTTATACCTGGAATTAAACCAGTCATCGGCAATCGCCCTGAACTCGGAGTTATATAGTGAAGAAGTGATAAGGAAAAAATAGCCTTTTGATAAAAACTTCTCAAAGGTCAATTCTATACCATAATTTCTGCCTCGGCCTTCATTGACCAAAGGCAATCTTTGGAAAGCATTGTCCTGATTTAAAGATGAATAGCTTTCACTAGGGTCGGCACTGACCGGAATGTCATATAAATCTTGATAATATGCTTCAAGCTTTAAGTGGAAATCGTCTTTAAAATCTCGGTCATAGCCGACTACAAAGTGTCGTGCTTTCGCCAATTCTAAGTTTCTGTTTGGCAGATAGGCTGTTAAATCCGTTCTAAACAACTCCGTGAAGTAAAGGGATGTTTCCTCTTTTCGACTATGTAGACCAAACCCGAAACTTAAGGCCTGATCGGCTTTAAACTGCCATTTAAGGCCAAAACGAGGCTCAATATTGTCCTGACCATCAAGGTTTAGCCTGATGTAATGTACCCCACCAGTCATGGTCAAGCTATTGGACAAATTGAACTTATGGCTTACAAAAGATTGCCACATACCAAAACTACCAGTCTCATTGGCTTGGTACTTTAACTCGCCAGTCACTTCCCTCCCAATTGAATTGATATCATAGGAGAAATCAGAGTAAATAGCCCCAATTTTTGTACTATGCTTTGCGTTAAATTTTGTTTGGAGAGAAGTACTAATGCGGCTAACCCCATTTCTATAATCCTCAATATCCTCGTCGAACACTTGCCCATCGCTCACCCCCTCTAGGAAAAAATCATATTGCGTTTCATTATGTGAAATGCCTGTTTCCAAATAAGATTTGTAGCCTAGGTTAATGATATGGGAAAAGCCTATGAGCCCTAGCCTATACTTCTCAGATTCTTTGAGCGAGAAAACCTGATTATTACTAGTTTCGTCAAAAAGCTCTTCAGTATCAGAAGTACCCCCAAGGCCATAAAGAGAAAAAGTACCCGCCGATTGTGTAGGCATGTTGATCTTGAATGAAAGATCTTGATATGCTGGTACATTTACCCCATCGTTGGCCGCGTTCAAGCCAAGATTTTCGAGCAAAGAGATCGTCGAATAACGATAATTGATCAGATAAGAAGCGTTCGGCACACCACGACCAGCAGGTCTTCGAATTGGCCCCTCGAAAGAAGCATCAAGGCCCAAAAACCCTGCTTGCAAAGCATATTCACGCTTTTCGTTATTTCCGTTTCGAAGCTTTAAGTCGAAAACTCCCGAAAAAGCATTACCATATTCAGCTGGGAAAGCACCAGTTAAAAAGTCCGAATTCGTTAAAGCATTACTATTGAGCATGCTGATCGCCCCGCTGGAAGCCCCATCAGAGGCAAAATGATTAGGGTTGGCGATTTCTATTCCTTCCAGTCGCCATAAAAGGCCACGCGGAGAGTTTCCCCGAATAATAATGCCATTATCCGTATCATCAGGGGCACTTACTACACCGGCATAAGTTGTGGCCATTCTTGCAGGATCATTGAAGCTGCCAGCATACTTACTAGTCTCTTCCACCGTAAAAGACTTAGCGCTAACCACAGCCATTTCGTTAAGCGGTCTAGCTTTATCTAGCTCGGCCACTACCACCACTGACTCAAGTTCTGTGACAGATTCTCTTAGCGCAATTCTCAACACCAATTCTTTGCCAGCATCAACAGTAAGGTTCTCCAAATTAGAAGGCCAATAGCCGCTAAAAGTAGCCATTAGGGACTGTTTGCCCACAGGTACTTTTTCTAATTTAAATTGGCCATAGGTGTCTGTAGAAGCACCAATTAATGGGTCCAAATTCTTAATAATGACATTAGCCCCAGGTATCGGTTGATTGGTTTCCGCCTCTACCACGACGCCGCGGATCGTTTGAAAAAGTAGCGGCGGTTCAGTGTTCAGAATTATGATTCTTTTACCCCTTTCTCGATAGGTAAAAGCCCCCGTTCCAAACACTTGCTCAAGTATTTCAAAGAGTGTCTTGTTTTGAGCTTGAATGGAAACTGACTTTTCTAAGTCGATTCCCAGATTAGAATAGGCAAATCTGAAGGTGCCTGCCGCTTCTAAGCGTTTCAACACCTCTGAAATGGGTTGATCTTGAATTGCTAGGCTCAACCGTTGATTTAGCTTAGCATTTTCTGTTTGTGCTAGGCCATAGGAAACCATCAGCAGCATGGCTGCAAAAAATATCGTATTGCGTAACATTATAATGAGTTTAAATCCTTTGGGCGCTATATTATTTACATCCCGTACCTACTAATTGATAGAGCTGACCCTCTCTTTTTATTGTAATGTCAAAAACTTCGGCGAGCGTTGCCAATACCTCATCTAATGGTTCATTTTCAAAGGTTGTAGTGACTGGACAGCCTAAAAAATCTTTGTGCATGATCTCCAGTACCACTTTATAATGTTCAGAAATGTCGCTCACTACTTCTTCCATTGGTGTATTGTCGAAAACCAGCTTATTTGTTCTCCAAGACATCAGATTAGGTTTATCGCTCATGGACTTTTGAACCAGCCCTTTGGAATCAACCGTAACTTTTTGTCCTGGAGTAAGCGTTGCCTGCTGTTTTCCTTTGGTGAACCTAACCTTACCGGTAATTAAATTAAGCTCAAAGGCTTCGCCGTCGCCTTTATTTATGTTAAAAGAAGTTCCCAAAACTTCTGTTTTAGTAGACCCAGCACTCACCACAAAAGGTTTGTCGGGGTTATGTGCCACATCAAAAAACGCTTCTCCTTCAAGCGTTACTTCGCGTTTACCACCTGTAAAGGTGTCTGGGTAATCCAATTTCGCGCCTTCATTCAACCACACGATGGTACCATCCGACAAGCGCACTTCTACTTTACCGCTGTCAGCCACCATTTCTCGCATTTCTATCCGCTCAGGTCTAAGCCAAAGAAAAGCTGTCGCTGCTAAGAGCACCACTGCCGCCGCATACTTCCAAATATATCTTGTGTTGCTCATTTGCTTAGTTGACGCTATATCAGTTTTGGATTGAAGCGCTGCCCAATTCTTATTAAGGTCTATTGCATCAAAATCCTGAATGGTATTGGAGCGTTCCCATACCTTACGAAGCTTATCTAGTTCTACTTGATTCTCCTTATCCTCAGATAGCCAAGCCTCCACTTTGGTCTTCTCTTCTGGCGAAGCAATCTCCCTGACATAGTCAAGAAGCAGGTGGTCAGATATGGTAGAATCGTTTTTCATGGCTTACATCAATAAGACGAACGAGTTGTTTGATACACGTAAGTGCATATAATATTTTTCATAAAAAAGTACTTAATGATATGATTATCAGTGCTTTAAGATATTCAAAAACATCTATCCTCAACCGCTTAAGAGCATTGCTAATCTGTGTTTCGACCGTTCTCTTGGAGATTTTCAAGATATCAGCGATCTCTTGATTTCTTTTTCCTTCCAGTCTACTCATTTTAAAAACCTGTTGGCACTGAGTAGGTAATTGTTGGATGGCATTATGGATCCGCTCCTCAAGCTCAGTCTCAATCATGGTGTCGTTGAAATCAAACTGATCGTCGAAATTGGCCTGCTTGATTTGCTCATGATGTTCGGATTTTGACTTGACCGATCTTAAATGATCGATGCATTTATTTCGAACGGATTGAAACAGAAAGGCCTTTAGCGAAGTGTGGAATTGTGCCGTTTTTCGGTTTTCATACAGCTTCACCAAAACTTCTTGCACCAAATCTTCGGCGATCTGTAAATCGCCAACAAACTTCTTAGCGAATACAGTAAGTACTTTAAAATACTTCAAAAAGACATTTTCAAATGCCTTTTCGCTGCCTTGTGACAGTTCCTGTTGCAGTTCTATTTCGTCTTGATTGAGCACTTGCCTCAAATCTAATTCAAAATTTCTTGTAGAATCAATTGCAAAATTATTTTCATTCATTTACTTTGTAATTCAAAGTACTTTTAAAAATGGAAAAAGATTATTTACAAGACATCTCCGAGATAAGATCCATCATGGAAAAATCTTCTCGGTTTATCTCCTTAAGTGGGTTATCTGGTGTTATGGCGGGTATATATGCGCTTGTCGGTGCGGCCATTGCCCATCGTTTGGTATACACCAGCGACACCGTAGTTTATAGTCAGTTAGTGGTGCGTGATGTCAGGGGAAATGTTGTGAATCTAATCATTATTGCTTTAGCCATTTTAGTACTTACAATCGGTACGGGCATTTATCTTACCAAGAAAAAGGCCAAACAGGACGGTGTGAAAAGTTGGGATAAAACTACTGAACGCCTTTTAATCAATTTGATGATTCCACTAGTAGCGGGTGGTATTTTAGTGATCATTTTCTACCAACAAGGCTTAATCGGGATGATCGCTCCTGTGACACTTATCTTTTATGGTATGGGGTTGATCAATGCTAGCCATTATACCTACCGAGACATTCGGTTTTTGGGAATATCAGAAGTAATATTGGGGCTTATTGCAAGTGCGGTAATCGGTTATGGCCTGCTCATTTGGGCGATTGGCTTCGGTGTATTGCACATTGTTTATGGTGCACTAATGTATTTTAAATACGAGCGTTGAAGGTAGATATACATAAGCTTAATAAGGCCTTTGAAAATAGGGTGAGGCTAGGCATTATGTCGGCATTAATTGCCGGAGAGGCCATGGACTTTAACAGGCTCAAAGAGTTGTTGGATGTGACTGATGGCAACTTGGCAAGTCACTTGAAGGCTCTAGAGAAAGAGGCCTTTATTGAAGTTCAAAAGTCATTTGTCGGAAGAAAACCGAATACAAAATACTTGGCCACAAGGGCAGGTAAAAAGGCCTTTGCAGCACACATTGATGCGCTGGAAGCCTTGATTAAAAAACAGACAGGGAGAGGGTAATATATTTTTTTACTCTTTCACTTTGAATTACAAAGTACTTTTAAATTTAAAATTATGGATCAAAAACAAGAAACAGCATTTGAAAAGATTAACAACGCCATTAAAAACTCTGTCAGCGTAAAGCTGCTCAGCATAGGCTTCCTCATTGCCATATTACTCATTCCTCAGTCAATGATTAGGTCATTGATTCGAGACCGCCAAAGCAATCAATTTAAGGCGGTTAGCGAAGTTTCAGACAGTTGGGCTGCTCCCTTAGAGCTGACTGGCCCCATAATTTCAGTCCCCTTTGAAATAGTAGAGGTCTATCAAGACAAAAAGACGAGAACCAAAAAGTATGCTCACTTCTTGCCCGATGAACTCAACATTGACGGAACCCTAAGCCCTGAAACCAGAAAGCGCGGCATTTATGAGGTGATTGTTTATTCCACCGATTTAAAGCTAAATGGCAGCTTTGATCAAATAGACCTAACACAGTTTACCAATCAGCCCGAAAATATCCTTTGGGATGAAGCCGTATTGAGCATCGGTATTCCAGATATGCGGGGTATTCAGGCCGATGTTCAATTCCAGTTAGGCAAAAAAACACATCGAATGGAATCAGGTATTCCCGCCTATTTAGAATTGAATTTAGCGCAATCCGAGCCACGCATAGACTATCATGTCGATAGACAAGGCCAAAAACAAACGGGTGTCAACGCGCGCATCAAAATCGACCCGAAAAGTGAAAAAATGGACTTTTCTGTTGATTTAGACATCAGGGGTACAAAAACTTTGATGTTTAACCCTGTTGGTAAATCGACCAATGTAAAAATTGAGTCTTCCTGGCCTCACCCAAGTTTTACTGGTCAGTTTTTACCAGACGACTATGAAATCACCGAAAAAGGATTTACTGCGAATTGGTCGGTCTTTGATTTAAATAGAAATTACCCACAACAATGGGTTGGAAAAGCGCATGCCATTAGTGCTGCAGATTTTGGTGTAAACCTATACCAGCCTGTAGATAATTATCAACAAAACACACGATCGGCCAAATACGCGGTACTCATCTTATTTCTCACTTTTATCTCGTTCTTCTTCATCGAAATCTTAAACAAGAAGAAAATTCATCCTATCCAATACATTCTCGTTGGCTTAACCCTCACTATTTTTTATACCCTGCTGCTCTCTCTGTCAGAACTTGTTGGGTTTAGTTCTGCTTACTGGATAGCCGCAGGAATCATCATAACTATGCTTACGCTTTACTCACTTTCCATGCTCAAGAGTAAAAAGTTAGCGGGCTTTATGCTCTTCTTTTTTACACTCATTTACACCTTCATTTTTGTCATTCTGCGCATGGAAGACTTCTCTCTTTTGGTTGGCAGCTTTGGGCTCTTATTTGTCCTAAGCATCTGCATGTACCTCTCGAGAAAAGTAGACTGGTACAATATTTCTAACAAGCAAAAGGTCGAAAATGCAACGGTTTAAACTCAAACTTCTACTCCGAGGAGGGCTTTTCCTCCTCAGAGTTTACTGCTTCTTTCGTCAGCAGCAGAACAAGGAAAGGCTCATTGCCGCTATGCTACTTATACCAGCCGTAGTGCTGCTGGTACCGACCTATACTTTCGAGCTCACTCTGTTGCAGTCTTTTTTGTTTCAGGCCATGCTCGTGTATGGCATTCTGAGTATTTGGTGGATCGTGAAGCATCACTATCGATTAGCCGGCATCAATTTCATGATTTACCTGCTGTTGCTGTTCAAAATAAACACACCAATGGACGCAAGTCGAGGTGTAGACGCAGGAAGTGAATCCTTAAAAGTAATGCAGTTTAATGTACACGCGATTAACAGAACTTTTGAGCATACAATTGAAAAGGTGATTCAACTAAACCCTGATTTCATCTCCTTTCAAGAAGTGGGACCAATTTGGGCTGATTATTTAGAAAATGGACTCAAAGAGCACTACCCTTACTACCGTGTGATGACCCACCCGTTGGAAAGTCAAGGCATCGCTGTATTTAGTAAATACCCCTTAATAGAAATCGAACGTCTGTTATGGCATGGAACGGCCAACATTGCTGGAAAAGTCCTTTTGGGTGATGAAGAAGTAAATTTTCTAGCAATGCATACCATGTCTCCTACTACAAAACTCCGTTGGGAAGGAAGAAATAAGCACATACAAAGGGCCAAACAGCACATTGCTGAAAAAGGTGGTGAGTTTCTGGTTTTAGGAGATTTTAATACGGTTCCTTGGGATCAGCGGTTACTCAACTTTAAAGCATCTACCCGGTTGAAGGATAGCCGCAAAAAGTTGACGCCAACTTATCCCACTTGGAACCCTTTTCTTGGTCAAATTCCCATCGATTATATCTTCTATTCAGAAGGTTTGGGCTGTGATGGACTGGATGCCATCAAGATCACCTCTGATCATAAAGCCATTTTAGGAACCTTTTTAATTAGCAACCGATGAGCCGGTGGGAAAAGACATTAAAATGGATGACTAAAATAAGTTATGCCTTGTTGATATTCATTTTAGCCAACACGTTCATCGCTCACGTAAATCCGATTGAGTTTCGGGATGTGGATTTGAAGTTTGAATATGAACTGGTGCTAATGCTCGCCACACCGTTATTGGTCTTTCTCCTCGTGATCTTGGACTACCTGAGAAATCCAGCCCAAAGGATTTTCTTCATCAACTTTATTTTGGGAATTCCGCTCTCAATATTCTCGCTCATCTTGGTCATACTCATTACAAATTCGATAGATATGAGCCGTGGAAGCGAACGAGAAATTTTCAAACATCGTTTTGATGAAAGAAGCAGAATAGTCTACCGAACCTCTTACTGGGATGGTCACCACCGGGAGGGTCAAACCTACAAGTTGAAAACACTTAACAAGTTTTTCCAGTTAACATTAAGGACTGACACCGCTGAACTAAATGCTTATCAATGGATAGACTTAACCAAAGGACTTAAAAATTGATACATGAAAAAATCTAAATCATTACGTTACCTATGTCGATTCTTCGACTGCTTGGTTCTTTTATTGATAGGCTATGCACTAGTGGTTCCTAAGCTTCTCCCCGCCATTGATATTTCAGGGCTAGGAAGCTTGGCTTTCTTTTAATTGCCTGTTGCAATTCCACCTGTAAATCAAGACCTTTGTGAATTCTGCATTTTGCAGTCCAATTCATGGAAAAACTCAAAGCAAACGCCACCATCGACCAAGCCCCAATAGACCTTTCAGGCCATGAAAACATAGAAATTTTCGGGGCAAGGGAGCACAACCTAAAAAACATCGATACAGTCATACCAAGAAACAAATTGGTAGTGATTACTGGTATTTCGGGCTCGGGAAAATCTTCCTTGGCTTTCGATACAATCTATGCCGAAGGGCAACGCCGATACATGGAGAGTTTTTCGGCTTACGCACGCTCTTTTATTGGAGATATGGAGCGTCCGGATGTTGATAAAATCAATGGCCTTAGCCCAGTAATTTCAATAGAACAAAAAACTACCTCACGTAACCCCCGATCGACCGTGGGGACACTCACTGAGATTTATGACTTTTTAAGATTACTTTTTGCCAGAACGGGCATTGCCTACTCTTATCTGACGGGCAAAGCCATGATTCGCCAGTCGGAAGACCAAATTGTGGAGCACTTAGTACAGAACTTCGAAAAAAAGAAACTAATACTGATGGCACCTGTGGTAAAGGGTCGAAAAGGACACTACCGAGAGCTTTTTGTGCAGATTAGAAAGATGGGCTTTACCAAAGTCCGAGTAGACGGTGTAGTGATGGACATGGTCCCTAAAATGCAGGTTGATCGGTATAAAACGCACGATATCGAAATCGTTGTCGATAGAATTATCGCGGATGCCGAAGATCGCTATAGAATCGCCCAAAGTGTAAAAACAGCCCTATCCCACGGAAAAGGAGTGATGATGGTGCGTGACGAAGAAGCAAATGTTCATCACTTTTCTAAGTACTTAATGGACCCTGAAACAGGGCTCTCTTATGATGAACCTGCTCCAAATAACTTTTCATTTAACTCCCCTTATGGTGCTTGCCCTTCTTGTAACGGGCTTGGTCAAATTGAAGAAATTAGCGAGGAAAGTGTCATCCCAGACGACTCTTTAAGCATAAGTCGTGGCGGTATAGCACCGTTGGGAGACTATCGTGATATCTGGATCTTCAAAAAGATAGACGCGATACTCAAGCGGTATAAAGTCAACCTTTCCACCCCGATCAAAGATATCCCGAAGGAAGTAATGGAGGTAATCCTTTTTGGTGACGATGTGCCTGTGGCGGTCGGTTCCAAAAAATATCCTGGGACAGAATGGAATACGAAGTTTGAAGGGATCATAAAATTTCTGGAGAAGCAGAAGCAAGAAGGCACTGAAAAAACTAAGCGGTGGATTGAAGACTTTATGCACATAAAGACTTGTCCAACTTGTCATGGTGCAAGGCTAAAAATGGAATCTCTCCATTTCAAAATTGCCGATACGAATATTTCTCAGCTCGCCCGAATGGACATCAACCAACTTTCCAATTGGTTTGTAGGCGTTGAAGATAGAATGACCGAGAAGCAGCGATTGATTGCTCCAGAAATTCTCAAAGAAATTAGAAAGCGAATTGGATTCTTGCTTGATGTAGGTCTTGACTACTTGACGCTAAATCGCCCTTTAAGAACACTTTCTGGAGGAGAAGCCCAGAGGATTCGATTGGCCACACAAATTGGGACACAGCTTGTAGGCGTACTCTACATTATGGATGAACCGAGTATTGGTCTTCATCAAAGAGATAATGTCAAGCTAATCAATGCGCTAAAAAACCTTCGAGATATCGGCAATACCATCATTGTGGTTGAACATGATAAGGATATGATGTTAGCCTCTGATTACATCATAGACATTGGCCCAGGAGCAGGAAGACACGGTGGTCAGGTTGTAGCGGCTGGCGACCCTTCTAAATTTTTAAAAGAAGGTGGTATTACGGCAAATTACCTCAAAGGAGATGTCAATATTGAGGTCCCGAAGAAAAGGCGCGAAGGAAACGGAAATAGTATTATACTGAAAGGCGCTGAGGGGAATAATCTACAGCAGGTAACGCTAAAATTACCGTTGGGTAAAATGGTTTGTGTAACTGGTGTTTCTGGTAGCGGAAAATCTACTTTGATTCATGATACCCTGTTCCCAATACTTAACCAGCACTTTTTTAGAGCACGGAAAAACCCATTGGCTTACAAATCAATCGATGGCTTAAAACATATTGATAAAGTAATCGAAGTAGATCAATCTCCTATTGGGCGAACTCCGCGTTCGAACCCAGCAACTTATACAGGTGTCTTTTCCGATATAAGAACACTATTTACAGAGCTACCTGAGGCGAAAATTCGCGGTTATAAAGCAGGTAGATTTTCCTTCAATGTCAAAGGTGGTCGCTGCGAGACTTGTGAAGGGGCAGGCATGAAATTGATAGAAATGGACTTCTTACCTAACGTCCATGTACCGTGTGAAACCTGTAAGGGAAAACGCTATAACCGAGAAACCTTGGAGGTGCGCTTTAAAGGAAAATCGATTTCCGATGTGCTGGACATGACGGTAGAGCAAGCTGTTGAGTTCTTTGAGCATCAACCAAAAATTCTTCGAAAAATTAAGACCTTAAACGACGTAGGGCTTGGTTACATTTCTTTAGGTCAGCATGCCACCACTTTATCTGGTGGAGAAGCACAACGGGTAAAATTAGCCACCGAATTATCGAAAAAGGATACGGGCAAAACACTTTACATCCTTGATGAACCTACCACTGGCCTTCACTTCAAAGATATTCAGCACCTGCTTGATGTACTCAATCGATTAGTGGATAAAGGAAATTCAGTGCTCGTCATTGAGCACAATTTGGATGTGATAAAGGTTTCGGACCACATTATCGACCTAGGGCCTGAAGGTGGCGACGGCGGTGGTACTATTGTAGCGGAAGGAACTCCTGAAAAGGTGTCTAAAAGTAAGAAAGGGTATACCGCTAAATTCTTAAAAGAGGAATTGGCTAGCTAGGCAAAAAAAATGATGCTGCCGCTTGCGCGAACAGCACCTTCTTCAACCAAAACATTAAAACCGCTCAACACACCGATCTCCTCAGCGCTTGCCCATTTCACCTTAGGCAAGCATCTAACCACGGTTTTAATTTCTTTTTAATACTAATTTTAAAACTCACTTTCAGAACGGAAGACACAAGTTGGTATTATAGATTATGCTAAAATCTCTCTGTTTTTAACATTAATTAAGATTTTGAGGATAGCATAACATATGAAAGCGTTTTAGACCAACTTTACGGATCAGAAATCGTAATATAGGTAACCCAAGAAAGTATGTCAGACCTGCATCATCTTCACCTAGAAATTCCTAAATCTGATAAGAAAAGAATTGTGATAATCGGCGGTGGATTTGCCGGGATTCAGCTTATCAAATCCCTTCGAAAATCGCCATATCAAATCGTGCTACTCGATCGGCACAACTATCACACATTTCAGCCATTACTATATCAGGTAGCCACCGCAGGCTTAGAGCCTGACTCCATTGCAGGAGCACTCAGGCACCTTTTTGAGAAGCATAAAGATTTCTATTTTAGAATGGCGCGTGTGACAGGAATTGAACTAGCTGAGAAAAAGATATCGACCTTAGTTGGCGACTTAAGCTACGACATGCTGGTCATTGCCAACGGATCTAAAACAAACTATTTTGGCAATCAGGAAATGTACGAACGCACGTTTCCAATGAAACAAATTCCGCAGGCTTTGAACCTTCGAAGTCATATGCTTCAGAATTTTGAGCAGACCGTGATGTCGCCAGATATTGAGGAGCAAGATCGACTGACCAACTTTGTGGTAGTTGGGGGTGGACCGACTGGTGTAGA
This is a stretch of genomic DNA from Roseivirga misakiensis. It encodes these proteins:
- a CDS encoding LOG family protein; the protein is MSNEDKIKQAFKDRDWNEIKTHDSWVIFKVMAEMVEGFEKLAKIGPCVSIFGSARTKPDQPYYQMAEDIAAKLVRHGYGVITGGGPGIMEAGNKGANSENGKSVGLGIELPFEQGNNIYIDPDKLISFDYFFVRKVMFVKYSQGFIVMPGGFGTLDELFEAITLIQTNKIGRFPIVLVGKDYWGGLMDWVKNTMLSFGNISEKDLDLINLVETPTEAVNVIDEFYSKYLLTPNF
- a CDS encoding HAD family hydrolase; the encoded protein is MVKHLLFDCDGVLIDTEIVAAEVVSSWLQSIGVAIDLETYIRDYTGKTFTDIIKSLQSKGEIRENLALDTVIPELDATVRDNQRPISGVWDMLDSLKIQRSVVSNSAKDYVELALDKLSITDHFQGRIFSADMVEKGKPSPDVYLLALETLQLQPDEVIVIEDSRAGVKAATAAGLEVIGFLGGSHVRDGLKASLQEAGAKSFAQNHQELSERLAQYQG
- a CDS encoding STN domain-containing protein is translated as MFFTQEKTDYLSKEVTISFSDMPVKDALRKLEGELEGLVFVYSPSSFNSDRKINLSFKKVALREVLAEIFKSDDLIFQARRHKVILKPKNPDRF
- a CDS encoding FecR family protein, whose translation is MKNDSTISDHLLLDYVREIASPEEKTKVEAWLSEDKENQVELDKLRKVWERSNTIQDFDAIDLNKNWAALQSKTDIASTKQMSNTRYIWKYAAAVVLLAATAFLWLRPERIEMREMVADSGKVEVRLSDGTIVWLNEGAKLDYPDTFTGGKREVTLEGEAFFDVAHNPDKPFVVSAGSTKTEVLGTSFNINKGDGEAFELNLITGKVRFTKGKQQATLTPGQKVTVDSKGLVQKSMSDKPNLMSWRTNKLVFDNTPMEEVVSDISEHYKVVLEIMHKDFLGCPVTTTFENEPLDEVLATLAEVFDITIKREGQLYQLVGTGCK
- a CDS encoding RNA polymerase sigma-70 factor, which codes for MNENNFAIDSTRNFELDLRQVLNQDEIELQQELSQGSEKAFENVFLKYFKVLTVFAKKFVGDLQIAEDLVQEVLVKLYENRKTAQFHTSLKAFLFQSVRNKCIDHLRSVKSKSEHHEQIKQANFDDQFDFNDTMIETELEERIHNAIQQLPTQCQQVFKMSRLEGKRNQEIADILKISKRTVETQISNALKRLRIDVFEYLKALIIISLSTFL
- a CDS encoding carboxypeptidase-like regulatory domain-containing protein: MLRNTIFFAAMLLMVSYGLAQTENAKLNQRLSLAIQDQPISEVLKRLEAAGTFRFAYSNLGIDLEKSVSIQAQNKTLFEILEQVFGTGAFTYRERGKRIIILNTEPPLLFQTIRGVVVEAETNQPIPGANVIIKNLDPLIGASTDTYGQFKLEKVPVGKQSLMATFSGYWPSNLENLTVDAGKELVLRIALRESVTELESVVVVAELDKARPLNEMAVVSAKSFTVEETSKYAGSFNDPARMATTYAGVVSAPDDTDNGIIIRGNSPRGLLWRLEGIEIANPNHFASDGASSGAISMLNSNALTNSDFLTGAFPAEYGNAFSGVFDLKLRNGNNEKREYALQAGFLGLDASFEGPIRRPAGRGVPNASYLINYRYSTISLLENLGLNAANDGVNVPAYQDLSFKINMPTQSAGTFSLYGLGGTSDTEELFDETSNNQVFSLKESEKYRLGLIGFSHIINLGYKSYLETGISHNETQYDFFLEGVSDGQVFDEDIEDYRNGVSRISTSLQTKFNAKHSTKIGAIYSDFSYDINSIGREVTGELKYQANETGSFGMWQSFVSHKFNLSNSLTMTGGVHYIRLNLDGQDNIEPRFGLKWQFKADQALSFGFGLHSRKEETSLYFTELFRTDLTAYLPNRNLELAKARHFVVGYDRDFKDDFHLKLEAYYQDLYDIPVSADPSESYSSLNQDNAFQRLPLVNEGRGRNYGIELTFEKFLSKGYFFLITSSLYNSEFRAIADDWFNSRYNGNYNLNAVGGKTFKVGSVSKNKTLSIGLETVIGGGARTTEINLPASIQAQETVFFDNRPFGRQLDDYARIDFQIALKTNKRKITHEWKLDIQNVTSRSNIVAERFSRAAGAVVPSSFAGEIIPVLSYKIIF